A stretch of the Capsicum annuum cultivar UCD-10X-F1 chromosome 8, UCD10Xv1.1, whole genome shotgun sequence genome encodes the following:
- the LOC107879093 gene encoding uncharacterized protein LOC107879093 — MTQQVPCSAVLPTLFSSEDAIVLQKLLYDAVILVDHSFLSSGRWFQQPESYFRNLFLLWSLVADNAILFARVCDQDTLTAYVKAFSESQLPSELLKWVSIHALSEENLSNPKLMTPKALIKWLFVLEDRGLRVFDHDKLKFHAEAEICISRPDCFLPEVQPGGWTAEERAQGRKMHWG, encoded by the exons ATGACCCAACAAGTTCCATGCTCTGCTGTGCTCCCCACTCTGTTT AGTTCTGAAGATGCAATTGTTCTACAGAAACTATTGTATGATGCTGTGATACTGGTTGATCATTCATTTCTAAGTTCTGGCAGATGGTTTCAGCAACCCGAATCCTACTTCAGGAACTTGTTTCTGCTGTGGTCCTTAGTAGCTGATAATGCCATACTGTTTGCTAG GGTATGCGATCAAGATACGCTGACTGCTTATGTAAAAGCTTTCTCTGAGTCTCAGCTACCCAGTGAGTTACTTAAATGGGTCTCTATCCACGCTCTCTCAGAAGAGAACCTGAGTAATCCAAAACTTATGACACCTAAAGCTCTCATAA AGTGGCTTTTTGTCCTGGAAGACCGAGGTCTCCGGGTGTTTGATCATGACAAACTGAAGTTCCATGCCGAGGCAGAAATTTGCATTTCAAGGCCAGATTGCTTTCTCCCTGAAGTTCAGCCTGGAGGCTGGACTGCTGAAGAGAGAGCACAGGGAAGGAAAATGCATTGGGGATGA